A part of Streptomyces sp. NBC_01235 genomic DNA contains:
- a CDS encoding LysR family transcriptional regulator, with protein MSELEVRELRYFIAVAEELNFSRAAQRLGMAQPPLSKAIAQVESRLGVRLLERTTRQVRLTTAGQVLLDQARIAVDAVHAAARRARRAGQPTPQLVVAVKPGGDAGLLQEILAAYRGTGSHLPPPEVVVGGSGEPIAMLRDGRADVALLRSPFDGQGLDSQTLVVEPRLAVLPAAHRLAGRRRLRLTDLKGEPIPRWKGAAPSATAYYTGCDGAEAGNGHTGLAPADTPEGPLVASVEQLLEVVALGQAVAFLSLSTTKRHQRPDIAYRPVTGLSPSAVMVAWPETSRSAAVAAFVQAAHDVAAHHPDHMTALAY; from the coding sequence ATGAGTGAGCTAGAGGTGCGGGAGCTGAGGTACTTCATCGCGGTCGCCGAGGAACTGAACTTCAGCCGGGCCGCGCAACGCCTGGGGATGGCGCAGCCCCCGCTGTCGAAGGCGATCGCTCAGGTGGAGTCCCGGCTCGGGGTACGCCTGCTGGAGCGCACCACCCGGCAGGTGAGGCTGACCACCGCCGGTCAGGTGCTGCTCGACCAGGCCCGGATCGCGGTCGACGCGGTGCACGCGGCGGCCCGGCGTGCACGCCGGGCCGGTCAGCCGACACCCCAGCTCGTCGTGGCGGTCAAGCCGGGAGGCGATGCCGGGCTGCTGCAGGAGATCCTCGCCGCCTACCGGGGAACGGGTTCGCATCTGCCGCCGCCTGAAGTCGTCGTCGGCGGCAGCGGAGAGCCGATCGCCATGCTGCGGGACGGCCGTGCCGATGTAGCGCTGCTGCGCAGCCCGTTCGACGGTCAAGGGCTGGATTCCCAGACGCTCGTGGTCGAGCCGCGACTGGCCGTTCTCCCCGCCGCGCACCGCCTGGCCGGACGCCGGCGACTGCGGCTGACCGACCTCAAGGGCGAACCGATCCCACGCTGGAAGGGGGCCGCCCCCTCCGCCACCGCCTACTACACAGGATGCGACGGAGCGGAAGCAGGCAATGGCCACACAGGCTTGGCGCCGGCCGACACTCCTGAGGGGCCGCTCGTGGCCAGCGTCGAGCAACTCCTGGAGGTGGTCGCGCTGGGCCAGGCGGTGGCGTTCCTGTCACTCTCCACCACCAAGCGGCACCAGCGCCCGGACATCGCATACCGGCCGGTCACCGGCCTCAGCCCCAGCGCGGTCATGGTCGCCTGGCCGGAGACCTCGCGATCCGCAGCCGTCGCCGCCTTCGTCCAAGCCGCCCACGACGTCGCCGCCCACCACCCCGACCACATGACCGCACTGGCCTACTGA
- a CDS encoding glycosyltransferase family 2 protein gives MNSVTTPISSPAVDALLPCLDEAEALPWVLARIPAGRRALVVDNGPTEGSADIALGLGATVVHEPRRGFGAACHAGSTAATADIVCFRDCDASLDPPLLVRFVRQVRSGGADLVLGRRRPRGRSTWPAHARAGNLALARPLRRRTGPRLHDLGPLRAARRERLLALGLTDRRGGHPLQMVVRAADAGWRIAEHDVPHLPRTGASKVTGTWRGTWQAVRDMSRVLAEPTPAAENLTDVEEGVTAR, from the coding sequence GTGAATTCCGTGACCACCCCGATCTCCTCCCCTGCCGTGGACGCCCTCCTCCCCTGCCTGGACGAGGCCGAGGCCCTGCCCTGGGTGCTCGCCAGGATCCCGGCCGGCCGGCGGGCCCTCGTCGTCGACAACGGCCCCACCGAAGGCTCCGCGGACATCGCCCTTGGGCTCGGCGCCACCGTCGTGCACGAGCCCCGCCGGGGCTTCGGCGCCGCCTGCCACGCCGGGTCGACCGCCGCAACCGCCGACATCGTCTGCTTCCGCGACTGCGACGCCTCCCTCGACCCGCCCTTGCTCGTCCGCTTCGTACGCCAAGTACGTTCCGGGGGAGCCGACTTGGTGCTCGGACGCCGTCGACCGCGCGGCCGGTCGACATGGCCCGCGCACGCCCGGGCCGGCAACCTCGCGCTCGCCCGGCCGCTGCGCCGCCGCACCGGACCACGACTGCACGACCTCGGTCCGCTGCGGGCCGCCCGCCGCGAGAGGCTGCTCGCCCTCGGCCTCACCGACCGGCGCGGCGGCCACCCCCTGCAGATGGTGGTGCGCGCCGCCGACGCGGGCTGGCGGATCGCCGAGCACGACGTCCCCCACCTGCCCCGCACCGGCGCCTCCAAGGTGACCGGCACCTGGCGCGGCACCTGGCAGGCCGTCCGGGACATGAGCCGGGTGCTCGCCGAACCCACCCCCGCCGCCGAAAACCTCACCGACGTCGAAGAGGGAGTGACCGCTCGATGA
- a CDS encoding FAD-dependent oxidoreductase, producing MIAVVGAGLMGAATAWQLARHGHEVTLVEAYDIGHRHGSSHGSSRIFRRAYADPFYVRLTGQAYEQWRELEEDSSTPLLRTTGGLDMGEDRDTKAIAALLDAAGVPHELLGPEEASERWPYIRITGPVLFHPDAGVVDADQTVAACVRRAIEHGADAIIGARVTGIDVQGGEKVLLRTDDGREILADTVVIAAGAWLPELELPVALPALEVTQQQVFHFRQRDPSVRWPTLIWDGELHLYGQPSGSDGGPFPAVKVAEHDRGTPTTARTRDGVVDPSSRTRVSGFVRDRLPGLEPDPVAETTCLYTTTPDEDFVLDRHGPLVIVSPCSGHGAKFAPLIGAMAADLATGRAEPRPRFRLDRT from the coding sequence GTGATCGCCGTCGTAGGTGCCGGGCTGATGGGCGCGGCCACCGCCTGGCAACTCGCCCGTCACGGCCACGAGGTCACGCTCGTCGAGGCGTACGACATCGGCCACCGGCACGGCAGTTCGCACGGCAGCTCGCGGATCTTCCGGCGGGCGTACGCCGACCCCTTCTACGTGCGGCTGACCGGGCAGGCGTACGAGCAGTGGCGGGAACTGGAGGAGGACAGCTCAACCCCGTTGCTGCGCACGACCGGTGGCCTCGACATGGGCGAGGACCGCGATACGAAGGCGATCGCCGCCCTCCTCGACGCGGCCGGAGTGCCCCACGAACTCCTCGGCCCGGAAGAGGCTTCGGAGCGCTGGCCGTACATCCGCATCACAGGACCCGTGCTGTTCCACCCGGACGCGGGCGTGGTCGACGCCGACCAGACCGTCGCGGCCTGCGTACGGCGGGCGATCGAGCACGGCGCGGACGCGATCATCGGCGCGCGTGTCACGGGCATCGACGTCCAGGGCGGCGAGAAGGTGCTCCTGCGCACCGACGACGGCCGCGAGATCCTTGCCGACACGGTCGTGATCGCGGCCGGCGCCTGGCTGCCCGAGCTCGAACTGCCCGTTGCGCTACCGGCGTTGGAGGTGACCCAGCAACAGGTCTTCCACTTCCGGCAGCGTGACCCGTCCGTGCGGTGGCCGACCCTGATCTGGGACGGGGAACTGCACCTCTACGGCCAGCCGTCGGGAAGCGACGGCGGCCCGTTCCCCGCGGTCAAGGTCGCCGAGCACGACCGCGGCACCCCTACCACCGCCCGCACTCGTGACGGCGTCGTCGACCCGTCGTCGCGGACACGCGTGAGCGGCTTCGTGCGCGACCGACTCCCGGGGCTCGAGCCCGACCCGGTGGCCGAGACGACCTGTCTCTACACCACCACCCCGGACGAGGACTTCGTCCTGGACCGCCACGGCCCCCTCGTCATCGTCTCCCCGTGCTCAGGACACGGCGCGAAGTTCGCGCCGCTCATCGGCGCGATGGCCGCCGACCTCGCCACCGGCCGCGCCGAGCCCCGTCCCCGCTTCCGCCTGGACCGCACATGA
- a CDS encoding recombinase family protein, with protein sequence MQDQFQTTTSAKKGQHPLTRHRHAHAASSPRSTATAGPSRTWSTWSANSAAARSASALCSLHERLDTTTPGGRLVFHVFAALAEFIREPIVSGTREGLDAARARGRVGGRPTVATPEIIRAARDLLPNPENSITSIAKLLGVSPGTLYNHIPDLQELRASGRVPNQLSAD encoded by the coding sequence CTGCAGGACCAATTTCAGACAACCACCAGCGCGAAGAAAGGCCAGCACCCCCTCACCCGCCACCGCCATGCGCATGCCGCCTCGTCCCCGCGCTCGACCGCTACGGCCGGTCCCTCAAGGACCTGGTCAACATGGTCGGCGAACTCCGCCGCCGCGAGATCGGCTTCTGCTCTCTGCTCTCTGCACGAACGCCTGGACACCACCACCCCCGGCGGCCGTCTCGTCTTCCACGTCTTCGCCGCCCTCGCCGAGTTCATCCGCGAGCCCATCGTCTCCGGCACCCGCGAAGGCCTGGACGCCGCACGCGCCCGTGGCCGTGTCGGCGGCCGACCCACCGTCGCCACCCCCGAGATCATCCGCGCCGCCCGCGACCTGCTCCCCAACCCCGAGAACTCGATCACCTCGATCGCCAAGCTCCTCGGCGTCAGCCCCGGCACCCTCTACAACCACATCCCCGACCTACAGGAACTCCGTGCCTCCGGCCGCGTTCCGAACCAGCTCAGCGCAGACTGA
- a CDS encoding SDR family oxidoreductase: MTTSQKTALITGANKGIGKETARRLAALGITVLIGARNAERGEAAAEELRAGGADVRFVPLDVTDETSVQAAAKHIDATFGRLDILVNNAAIAAGPQKPSETPAATVRQVYETNVFGVIVVTHAMLPLLRRSAAARIVNMSSELGSLTHLADPGSPWSAYSSILLPYCTSKSALNAITMLYANELRAEGILVNAVSPGYCATDLNRHTGIRTAEEGAAVAVDLATVGEDGPTGAFLAEDGPIPW; this comes from the coding sequence ATGACGACTTCGCAGAAGACTGCTCTGATCACCGGGGCGAACAAGGGCATCGGCAAGGAAACGGCGCGCAGGCTCGCAGCCCTCGGCATCACCGTGCTGATCGGCGCCCGCAACGCCGAGCGTGGCGAGGCGGCGGCCGAGGAGCTTCGCGCGGGCGGCGCCGACGTACGGTTCGTTCCGCTGGACGTCACCGACGAGACCTCGGTCCAGGCCGCCGCCAAGCACATCGACGCCACGTTCGGCCGCCTCGACATCCTCGTCAACAACGCCGCGATCGCCGCCGGACCGCAAAAGCCGAGTGAAACCCCAGCCGCCACCGTCCGGCAGGTCTACGAGACCAACGTGTTCGGCGTCATCGTGGTGACCCACGCCATGCTCCCCCTGCTACGCCGCTCCGCCGCCGCACGCATCGTCAACATGTCCAGCGAACTCGGCTCCCTCACCCACCTGGCCGACCCGGGCAGCCCGTGGTCCGCCTACTCCTCGATTCTCCTCCCTTACTGCACCTCGAAGAGCGCGCTGAACGCGATCACCATGCTCTACGCCAATGAACTGCGCGCCGAAGGGATCCTGGTCAACGCGGTGAGTCCCGGCTACTGCGCGACCGACCTCAACCGCCACACCGGGATACGCACGGCGGAGGAGGGCGCGGCCGTCGCGGTTGACCTGGCGACTGTGGGCGAGGACGGCCCGACGGGCGCCTTTCTGGCCGAGGACGGGCCGATTCCCTGGTGA
- a CDS encoding class I SAM-dependent methyltransferase, translated as MNRTTQVIAPSVLGELDRADPAHEPAWATADPYSRALHSGRGPLFLRRADGRLLPLEVERWCARADAVDLEILGRCEGSVLDIGCGPGRLVAELAEQGRRVLGIDVSEAAVTRTIAVGGPALRRSVFEPLPAEGRWGSGLLVDGNVGIGGDPRALLGRLAQVLVPGGLLIAETVPMNIDERIRVHITDAHGTRGTPFPWARLGTPALLRYGLRAGWRAVDQWTSGGRCFVVLRSRSRKRSAGPANETAVISSQRSGNPSADRPVTRGCRPAT; from the coding sequence ATGAACCGAACGACACAGGTGATCGCACCCTCCGTCCTCGGAGAACTCGACCGCGCGGACCCGGCCCACGAGCCTGCCTGGGCCACCGCCGATCCCTACTCCCGCGCGCTGCACAGCGGCCGTGGACCGCTCTTCCTCCGCCGGGCCGACGGCCGGCTGCTGCCGCTGGAGGTGGAACGGTGGTGCGCCCGCGCAGATGCCGTGGACCTGGAGATACTGGGCCGATGCGAGGGCTCCGTACTCGACATCGGATGCGGCCCCGGGCGGCTGGTCGCCGAACTCGCGGAACAGGGACGGCGGGTCCTCGGCATCGACGTCAGCGAGGCAGCCGTCACCCGGACCATCGCGGTCGGCGGCCCCGCACTACGCCGGTCCGTCTTCGAGCCGCTGCCCGCCGAGGGCCGCTGGGGCAGCGGGCTCCTCGTCGACGGCAACGTCGGCATCGGTGGCGATCCACGCGCCCTGCTCGGCCGACTCGCCCAGGTTCTCGTACCGGGTGGGCTGTTGATAGCCGAAACCGTGCCGATGAACATCGACGAGCGCATCCGCGTCCACATCACCGACGCGCACGGCACCCGCGGCACGCCGTTCCCCTGGGCCCGGCTGGGCACGCCGGCCCTGCTGCGGTACGGGCTCCGCGCGGGCTGGCGTGCCGTCGATCAGTGGACCAGCGGCGGACGCTGCTTCGTCGTCCTGCGCAGCCGCAGCAGGAAGAGGAGCGCCGGACCGGCGAACGAAACGGCCGTGATCAGCAGCCAGCGGTCCGGGAACCCGTCCGCCGACAGACCGGTCACCCGCGGGTGCCGGCCTGCCACCTGA
- a CDS encoding TIGR04282 family arsenosugar biosynthesis glycosyltransferase, whose translation MTTLLVIAKEPRPGRVKTRLTPPFTPAEAAALAEAALTDTLHAVAAAPATRRILVLEGTPGPWLPPGFDVVPQCDGGLDERLAAAFADCDGPALLIGMDTPHVTPELLTVDFTGCDAWFGPAEDGGFWALGLAEPDPELLRGVPMSTAVTGAVQRERLVGAGLRVRDLPWLRDVDTAADAEEVAAAAPHGLFASRLAELMAVAGR comes from the coding sequence ATGACCACGCTGCTCGTCATCGCCAAGGAGCCGCGGCCGGGACGGGTGAAGACCCGGCTCACCCCGCCGTTCACTCCGGCGGAAGCCGCGGCCCTCGCCGAGGCTGCCCTCACCGACACGCTGCACGCGGTCGCGGCCGCTCCCGCCACCCGCCGGATCCTCGTCCTGGAGGGGACACCCGGACCCTGGCTCCCGCCGGGCTTCGACGTCGTACCCCAGTGCGACGGCGGCCTCGACGAGCGGCTGGCCGCGGCCTTCGCCGACTGCGACGGCCCGGCCCTGCTCATCGGGATGGACACGCCCCACGTCACACCGGAGCTGCTCACCGTGGACTTCACCGGATGCGACGCCTGGTTCGGGCCCGCCGAGGACGGCGGCTTCTGGGCCCTGGGGCTGGCCGAACCTGATCCGGAACTGCTGCGGGGAGTCCCGATGTCGACGGCTGTCACGGGGGCCGTGCAACGCGAGCGGCTCGTCGGTGCCGGACTGCGGGTGCGTGACCTGCCGTGGCTGCGGGACGTCGACACGGCCGCCGACGCCGAGGAGGTCGCGGCGGCGGCACCGCACGGCCTCTTCGCCTCGCGCCTCGCCGAGCTCATGGCGGTCGCGGGCCGATGA
- a CDS encoding Tn3 family transposase — protein MDTGDRRPPGRRGPSRCRPATAGRTAWTWVGSARGYGGHVGKGWGGRRGGAGHRKSFRKSRSRRGTCREVQEVELGLVLNAAVLWTTRYLDAAADQLRALPAGQREHDVLDEDVTRLSPLRHANLNVLGRYGFRPSVPAGGNLRPLRDPAEAADDEDTDE, from the coding sequence CTGGACACCGGCGACCGGCGCCCGCCCGGTCGCCGAGGCCCGAGCCGGTGCAGGCCGGCGACCGCCGGCCGCACCGCGTGGACGTGGGTCGGCAGTGCGCGTGGCTACGGCGGACATGTCGGCAAGGGGTGGGGTGGCAGGCGAGGTGGAGCCGGTCACCGGAAGTCCTTTCGGAAGAGCCGCTCTCGCAGAGGGACTTGTCGCGAGGTCCAGGAAGTCGAGCTCGGCCTGGTGCTGAACGCCGCCGTGCTGTGGACCACCCGCTACCTGGACGCCGCCGCCGATCAGCTGAGGGCCCTGCCCGCCGGCCAGCGCGAGCACGACGTCCTGGACGAGGACGTCACCCGCCTCTCCCCGCTGCGGCACGCCAACCTCAACGTGCTCGGCCGCTACGGCTTCCGCCCCTCCGTCCCGGCCGGCGGCAACCTGCGGCCTCTGCGCGACCCGGCGGAGGCGGCCGACGACGAAGACACCGACGAGTGA
- a CDS encoding helix-turn-helix domain-containing protein, which yields MNDNELGTFLRIRREAVTPAEVGLPTGPRRRTPGLRRAELATLADISVEYLTRLEQGRDRNPSIKVLAAIGEALHLPTADRLLLHRLATEHGADKALCQSVTAPPVRTVRPTLRALLDRLEPAPAVLLNWMGDIVACTQGYERYARPLGLLDGDPPNMVRYLFTDARARAVYPGWDRLADEQVAHLRNETSLHDPRVAALAEELTAAGAPFSDRLAAIPVTPARFGTELVEHPEAGRLRLSYETLALPDEGRRLVVHIPADEATATALDRLNGRRPGALRAVSG from the coding sequence GTGAACGACAACGAGTTGGGCACGTTCCTGCGCATCCGCCGTGAAGCCGTCACCCCCGCCGAGGTGGGCCTGCCCACGGGCCCCCGCCGCCGCACGCCGGGGCTGCGCCGGGCCGAGCTGGCCACCCTTGCCGACATCAGCGTCGAGTACCTCACCCGGCTCGAACAGGGCCGCGACCGCAACCCTTCGATCAAGGTCCTCGCCGCAATCGGCGAGGCCCTTCACCTGCCGACGGCGGACCGTCTCCTCTTGCACCGGCTGGCCACGGAACACGGCGCGGACAAGGCGCTGTGCCAGTCGGTCACCGCACCGCCAGTGCGCACGGTCCGGCCCACCCTCCGGGCGCTCCTCGACCGCCTGGAGCCCGCACCGGCCGTGCTGCTCAACTGGATGGGTGACATCGTGGCCTGCACGCAGGGCTACGAGCGGTACGCCCGACCGCTCGGCCTGCTCGACGGCGACCCGCCCAACATGGTGCGGTACCTGTTCACCGATGCCCGGGCCCGCGCGGTGTACCCCGGATGGGACAGGCTGGCCGACGAGCAGGTTGCTCATCTGCGTAACGAGACCTCGCTGCACGACCCTCGTGTGGCCGCCCTGGCCGAGGAGCTGACAGCGGCGGGGGCACCGTTCAGCGACCGGCTCGCCGCTATTCCGGTCACGCCCGCCCGGTTCGGGACCGAGCTCGTGGAACACCCCGAGGCGGGCCGCCTGCGCCTGTCGTACGAGACGCTCGCACTCCCGGACGAAGGCCGGCGCCTGGTGGTGCACATCCCGGCCGACGAAGCGACGGCCACCGCGCTCGACCGTCTCAACGGCCGCAGGCCAGGAGCGCTGCGGGCGGTGAGCGGCTGA